From Nicotiana tabacum cultivar K326 chromosome 15, ASM71507v2, whole genome shotgun sequence, the proteins below share one genomic window:
- the LOC107766708 gene encoding S-adenosylmethionine synthase 3-like: MDTFLFTSESVNEGHPDKLCDQISDAVLDACLELDPESKVACETCTKTNLVMVFGEITTKANVDYEKIVRNTCRKIGFVSEDVGLDADNCKVLVYIEQQDPDIARAVHGHLTKHPEEIGAGDQGHMFGYATDETPEFMPLSHVLATKLGARLTEVRKNGTCPWLRPDGKTQVTVEYYNEFGAMVPVRVHTVLISTQHDETVTNDEITQDIKEHVIKPVVPEKYLDEKTIFHINPSGRFVIGGPHGDAGLTGRKIIIDTYGGWGAHGGGSFSGKDPTKVDRSGAYVVRQAAKSVVANGLARRCIVQVSYAIGMPEPLSVFVDSYGTGKVSDKEILKIVKENFDFRPGMVAINLDLKRGGNDRYLKTAAYGHFGRDDPDFTWEFVKPLKWEKHQD, from the coding sequence ATGGACACTTTCCTTTTCACCTCTGAGTCTGTAAATGAGGGACACCCGGATAAGCTTTGTGATCAGATCTCTGATGCAGTTCTTGACGCTTGCCTTGAGCTAGATCCTGAGAGCAAGGTTGCCTGTGAGACTTGCACCAAAACCAACTTGGTCATGGTCTTTGGTGAGATCACAACCAAGGCCAATGTGGACTACGAGAAGATTGTGCGCAATACCTGTCGTAAAATTGGGTTTGTCTCTGAAGATGTGGGACTCGATGCTGACAACTGCAAGGTCCTTGTCTACATTGAGCAGCAAGATCCTGATATTGCTCGAGCTGTCCATGGCCATCTAACCAAACATCCGGAGGAGATTGGTGCTGGTGATCAGGGGCACATGTTTGGCTATGCCACTGACGAGACCCCTGAATTTATGCCTCTCAGCCATGTGCTTGCGACTAAACTAGGTGCCCGCCTCACTGAAGTCCGCAAGAATGGTACTTGTCCCTGGTTAAGGCCTGATGGCAAGACCCAAGTTACTGTCGAGTACTACAATGAGTTTGGTGCAATGGTTCCAGTTAGGGTCCACACTGTTCTCATTTCAACTCAGCATGATGAGACTGTTACAAATGATGAGATTACACAAGATATTAAAGAGCATGTCATCAAGCCAGTCGTTCCTGAGAAGTACCTTGATGAGAAGACAATATTCCACATTAACCCATCTGGCCGATTTGTGATTGGTGGACCCCATGGTGATGCTGGTCTTACTGGTCGTAAGATCATCATCGACACCTATGGTGGTTGGGGTGCCCATGGTGGTGGTTCCTTCTCGGGAAAGGACCCAACCAAGGTTGATAGGAGTGGCGCATATGTTGTCAGGCAGGCTGCAAAGAGTGTTGTAGCAAATGGGCTAGCTCGCAGATGCATTGTGCAAGTTTCTTATGCCATTGGTATGCCTGAGCCATTGTCTGTATTTGTTGACAGCTATGGCACCGGCAAGGTCTCCGACAAGGAAATTTTGAAGATCGTTAAGGAGAACTTCGACTTCAGGCCTGGAATGGTTGCCATTAACTTGGATCTGAAGAGGGGTGGCAATGACAGATACTTGAAAACCGCTGCATATGGTCACTTTGGACGCGATGACCCTGACTTCACATGGGAATTTGTCAAGCCCCTCAAATGGGAAAAGCACCAAGATTAA